TTAAACTACGACGCGCACGAATCCTTAGAGCAAGCCATTCATCGCATCACAGATGAAGCTGAACGCTTAGCGCGAAGTGGCACAACCTTATTGATTTTATCTGACCGTGCTGTAGACCAAAATGCCCAGGTTATCCCGGCGGCTATGGCGGTTGGAGCAGTGCAAAATCGTTTAGTCGATAAGAGCTTACGTTGCGATACCAACATTATTGTTGAAACCGCATCAACCCGTGATCCACACCACTTTGCCGTATTATTAGGCTTTGGTGCGACAGCAATTTATCCATACCTAGCCTATGAATCAATTGCTGCAATGGCCAAAAATCAAGGTATTGAGGATGTGACACCTCTCATGCTTAACTTCCGCTACGGTATCGACAAAGGCCTGCGTAAAATCATGTCTAAAATGGGGATCAGTACGGTTGGTTCATATCGTTGCAGCCAGCAGTTTGAAGCCGTTGGTTTAGCAAGTGATGTGATTGAATTATGCTTTAAAGGGGTCATCAGTCGAATTGAAGGCGTTAGTTTTAGTCATATTGCTGATGACCAAAAACTACTGCACAAAGCCGCTTATCGAGCCCATTTGCCATTACCGCAAGGTGGCCTACTTAAGTATGTTGAAGGTGGTGAATACCACAGCTTCAACCCAGATGTAGTTAATACCTTACAAGCATCACTTAAGAACCAAGACTACCAAGCCTATAAAGAGTTCGCTAACTTGGTCGATAATCGCCCCGTGGCAACCTTGCGTGATTTAATTGGCATCAAAGGTGATCAAGCTGCGATAGGCCTTGATAGCGTAGAAGATGCCAGTCACTTATATGGCCGTTTTGACAGTGCCGCAATGAGTATCGGTGCATTAAGCCCGGAAGCACATGAAGCACTTGCCGTGGCAATGAACCGTTTAGGTGGTCGTTCAAACTCTGGTGAAGGCGGAGAAGATGCGCGTCGCTTTAACAGTGAGCGTAATTCGGCTATCAAGCAAATTGCATCAGGCCGTTTTGGTGTAACTGCACACTACCTAGTGAATGCTGATGTGCTGCAAATTAAAGTCGCTCAAGGAGCAAAGCCTGGTGAAGGTGGTCAATTACCTGGCCATAAAGTCAGTGTTGAAATTGCAGGCCTTCGTCATGCTCGCCCGGGCGTGACGCTTATTTCGCCACCGCCTCATCATGATATTTACTCGATTGAAGATTTAGCTCAGCTTATTTTTGATTTGAAACAAATTAATCCAACCGCACTGGTATCAGTTAAATTGGTATCAGAGCCCGGTGTGGGCACCATTGCTACCGGTGTGGCTAAAGCCTATGCCGATATGATCACCATTTCTGGTTACGATGGTGGTACAGGTGCTAGCCCTATTACCTCGGTAAAATATGCTGGCTCTCCTTGGGAGTTAGGTTTAGCTGAGGTACAGCAAGCACTGGTTGAAAACGGATTACGTCATAAAATCCGTTTACAAGTGGATGGTGGCTTAAAAACTGGGACTGACGTTATCAAAGCCGCGTTATTAGGTGCTGAAAGCTTTGGCTTTGGTACTGTGCCTATGATTGCTTTAGGTTGTAAGTACTTACGTATTTGTCACTTAAACAATTGTGCGACAGGGGTTGCAACCCAAGATAAAAACTTGCGTGATAACCACTATCACGGTTTACCTGAACGCGTGATGACTTACTTTGAGTTTGTCGCTCAAGAAGTGCGTGAGTGGATGGCAGCATTGGGTGTGACTCAATTTGAACAACTTGTTGGTCGTACAGAATGGCTTCATGCACTTGAAGGCACCACTGACAAGCAGCGTGGTCTTGATTTTGCGCCAATTCTTTACAAGCCTACTGTGCCAAGCACGTCGGCACTCACTTGGAAAGAAACTAACCCACCATCAGATATTGGTGAACTCAACCAAACATTGCTTGCTGATTGCAAACAAGCTGTTGATAGTGGCGAGCCATACTCTTACCAATACGCTATCAATAACACTGATCGCTCTGTTGGTGCAGCCTTATCAGGCTATATTGCCAAAACGTTGGGCGTCACTGGTGCTAAAGAAACTATTTCACTCGGCTTCAATGGCAGCGCAGGCCAAAGTTTTGGCGTTTGGAATAGCCCAGGACTTAACTTAAAACTCTGCGGTGACGCTAACGATTATGTCGGTAAAGGTATGTCAGGTGGCAAAATTGTCATTCATCCACCTGTGGGCAGCCCATTCCAATCAGAACGCAGTGCAATCATAGGCAACACTTGTCTATATGGTGCAACCGGCGGTAAGTTATTTGCAGCAGGCCAAGCCGGTGAACGTTTTGCGGTGCGTAATTCTGGCGCCATTGCCGTAGTTGAAGGCTTAGGTGATAACGGTTGTGAATATATGACTGGCGGCATTGTGGTCGTACTAGGTAAAACCGGAGTTAACTTTGGTGCGGGTATGACAGGTGGTTTTGCTTATATATTTGATCAATTTGGCCGCTTTAATCGCCGTGTAAATACCGAACTGGTTGATACCTTAAAAGTTGAGAGCACTATCCAACGTCAACATTTAAAAGGCTTAATTGAAGATCACGTTGCCGAAACCGGCAGTGAACACGCCAATATGATTTTAAGTGATTTTGACAATTGGATTGACTGCTTCGTGCTAGTTAAACCTAAAAATATTGCCGTTGCTGATTTACTCAAAATCGAGCAAAAAAGCCCAGAACTAGTTGTTAAGGCGGGATAATACACATGAGTAATGATTTTCAGTTTGTCGAAGTTGGCCGAATTGACCCAACTAAGCACGCAGCAGAAAAGCGTGCAACTCAGTTTATTGAGATTTATCAACCGTTTTCACAACCACAAGTATCAGAGCAAGCTGATCGCTGTTTAGACTGCGGTAATCCATACTGTGAATGGAAATGCCCTTTGCATAACTATATTCCCAATTGGCTAAAACTAGCCAAAGAAGGGCGTATTATGGAAGCCGCTGATTTAGTGCATGAAACAAATACTTTGCCTGAAATTTGTGGTCGAGTTTGTCCACAAGACCGTTTATGCGAAGGTGCGTGCACCCTAAACGATGACTTCGGTGCTGTGACGATTGGTAATGTTGAAAAATACATTACCGATACTGCTATCGCCCAAGGTTGGCGTCCAGATATGACTAGTGTTACCCCACGTAAAGAGCGTGTGGCAATTGTTGGTGCAGGGCCTGCTGGTCTTGGTTGTGCAGATATTCTTGCCCGTAACGGTATTCAAGCTGTGGTATTTGATAAATATCCACAAATTGGGGGATTATTAACTTATGGTATCCCTTCATTTAAATTAGATAAATCAGTATTAGCCACTCGCCGCATGGTGCTTGAAGGAATGGGAATTCAATTCAAGCTTGGTGTTACCGTTGGTAAAGATATCAGCTTCCAAAGCTTACTTGATGAGTATGATGCCGTATTCTTAGGAATGGGCACATACACGGCCATGCCAGCTAAACTGCCTAATGAAGATGCTGATGGTGTATTACAAGCGCTTCCTTACTTAATTGGTAACACCCATAAAGTGATGGGTACCAGTGATGACAGCACGCCTTATATTAGCCTAGAAGGTAAAAATGTGGTTGTGCTAGGTGGTGGCGATACTGCAATGGACTGTGTTCGCACAGCCGTTCGTCAAGGTGCCAAAAGCGTTACCTGTGCTTATCGACGTGACGAAGCCAACATGCCAGGTTCAGTACGTGAAGTGCAAAACGCTCGCGAAGAGGGTGTTAATTTCTTGTTCAATCGTCAACCGGTTTCAGTTAAGGCTGAAAATGGTAAAGTCGTTGGTATTGAATGTGTTGAAACCCAAATGGGTGAAGCAGATGCCTCAGGTCGTCGTCGCGCTGAGGTTATCGCCGGCAGTGAACAAGTACTTGAAGCAGATGCGGTTATCGTTGCCTTTGGTTTCCAAGCAAGCCCTGCAGCTTGGTTTAGTGAATTTGGCATCGAAACAAATGATTGGGGCTTAGTCAAAGCCACTAAGACAGATGCCAACCCATTCCAAACAACCAACCCTAAAGTGTTTGCCGGTGGTGATATGGTGCGCGGTTCTGATTTGGTGGTCACTGCAATTGCAGAAGGCCGTGATGCCGCGTTAGGTATTTTAAATTACCTTGATTAGTCATATGTTGGGTTATTCATCTCTTGATTAACCTAAGGTAGTTTATCAAAAGCACATCTTTGGATGTGCTTTTTTGTTTTATGTCGAGACCTAAAATATCACCAACTCAACCGCAGAATTTAACCTAAGCTTTCACCAAATAGCCTAGTGCATGGTATATTAGCGCCCAGCAAATTTTGTCTTTAACGTATTCAAAGGTCTCTACATGAAAATTGGTATTATCGGCGCAATGGAACCTGAAGTGGTTCATTTAATTCAAGCAATCACATCACCTGAACACACCACCATTGCAGGCATTGAATTTGTGAGTGGCAAAATTGCTGACAAAGAAGTCGTGGTAACACGTTCAGGTATCGGAAAAGTGGCCGCAAGTATTGCGACAACCTTATTAATTGAGAAGTTTGCTGTAAGTCATGTGGTTAATACCGGTTCTGCTGGTGGTTTTGTTGATGACTTAGCTATTGGCGATATCGTTATTTCATCAGAAGTACGTCACCACGATGTAGATGTGACAGCCTTTGGTTACGAGATTGGTCAAATGGCGCAGCAGCCCGCCGCTTTTCTGCCTGATGCAGTCTTAGTTAATGCAGCAAAACAAGCCATTGCCTCATTAGGAGAAGTGAAAGCCATAGAAGGCCTAATTTGTACCGGTGATAGCTTTATTTGTGACCCTGAACGCACCAAAATCATGCTGACAAACTTCCCCACTATGGCCGCGTGTGAAATGGAAGGCGCTGCAATTGCTCAGGTATGTCACCAATTCAATACTCCTTTTGTCGTTATTCGTTCGTTATCTGATAACGCCAATAATGACTCGCCAGTCGACTTTGATACTTACATCATTAAAGCTGGCCACCATTCTGCCATGATGGTGATTGCACTTTTGCAACAACTATAAAATTGGCGCTAGGTATATAGATTTAGCTCTGAACAATGTACGTGATAACATTTATGGCAAATAGATATGCAGATAGATATTAACCAACTTGCTGTACAAAGTGACACCATTCAGAGCTGTTTAATCTTAATCGCTGCAATAGGGGCTGCCCAATTATTGCCTTTAGCAAGAAGCTGGCAACCCCTTGAATGGTTCTGTTTACTAGCCAAAACGTTGGCACATAAAGTTAATCATCCTGAACGCGCGGTATCCCAGCAAATGATTGCCGGCATTTTAGCTACAATCATATTAGTCGTCCCGATCACTGTCATTGGTGCACTTTTACTTAAACTTGCTGCCTTTCCATGGTTTTTTGAATTTTTAGTTTTATATGTTTGTTTAAGCGCTTATCAATTTACTCAACCTGCCAAGGCCATTGCCGAGTCATTAAGCCAAGGCAATAACCAGCAAGCTAAAAACATTCTATCTCCTTGGGTGAGCCAGTCTTCACAAGGGTTATCCTCTGTAGGGTTATGCAAAACAACTATAGAAAAAACCTTAACAACCCCACTATATGGCCCCATTTCCAGCATCGTATTTTTTGCAATAGGGGGTGCGTCAACGGTTATAGCGATTCATTTGCTGAGACAATTAGAGCTGAGTTGGCCTCCCTATCACCCCCGCTTTAAACACTTTTCGAGTTTTGTCAGCCAATTTAATCGAATGATCTTTTTTGTGCCTAAAGTGATCTGGCATGTTTCATTAGCGATGCAATTCGGGCGCTTTCACTTTGGCTCACTTGTCGCCGAGGATAAACTCGCCAAAGGGCTGAACAATGATTTTAATACCGTTCACTTAGGCGCCCATTTATTAAAAGTAGAATTAGGCGGTCCTCAGCAATTTATTGATAACAACTGCTTATTAACAGGCGCGCCTAATCCATCACCAAGTAGAGTTGAGCTTGCCAAGATAAAAGCGGGCGCATTTCCACAATATCAGCATATTTCCACTGCAGTTAGAGTTGCTCAAAATGGTAAATTTTTCTTTTTAACGCTTTCTTTAATCACGCCTATTATATGGGTACTGCTAAGAAATATGTAATTTTAGAACTAAAAGCGGTATTATTTGCGGCTGCTTTGACTAGACTTTATTTTCTTAACAGGAAAAACCAATTGTTCAATAATTTACATGTATCACTCACAACACCAGCGTTATTGTTTCCAGCAATTTCGTTATTGTTACTGGCTTACACCAA
This Shewanella aestuarii DNA region includes the following protein-coding sequences:
- a CDS encoding cobalamin biosynthesis protein, with the translated sequence MQIDINQLAVQSDTIQSCLILIAAIGAAQLLPLARSWQPLEWFCLLAKTLAHKVNHPERAVSQQMIAGILATIILVVPITVIGALLLKLAAFPWFFEFLVLYVCLSAYQFTQPAKAIAESLSQGNNQQAKNILSPWVSQSSQGLSSVGLCKTTIEKTLTTPLYGPISSIVFFAIGGASTVIAIHLLRQLELSWPPYHPRFKHFSSFVSQFNRMIFFVPKVIWHVSLAMQFGRFHFGSLVAEDKLAKGLNNDFNTVHLGAHLLKVELGGPQQFIDNNCLLTGAPNPSPSRVELAKIKAGAFPQYQHISTAVRVAQNGKFFFLTLSLITPIIWVLLRNM
- a CDS encoding FAD-dependent oxidoreductase, with the translated sequence MSNDFQFVEVGRIDPTKHAAEKRATQFIEIYQPFSQPQVSEQADRCLDCGNPYCEWKCPLHNYIPNWLKLAKEGRIMEAADLVHETNTLPEICGRVCPQDRLCEGACTLNDDFGAVTIGNVEKYITDTAIAQGWRPDMTSVTPRKERVAIVGAGPAGLGCADILARNGIQAVVFDKYPQIGGLLTYGIPSFKLDKSVLATRRMVLEGMGIQFKLGVTVGKDISFQSLLDEYDAVFLGMGTYTAMPAKLPNEDADGVLQALPYLIGNTHKVMGTSDDSTPYISLEGKNVVVLGGGDTAMDCVRTAVRQGAKSVTCAYRRDEANMPGSVREVQNAREEGVNFLFNRQPVSVKAENGKVVGIECVETQMGEADASGRRRAEVIAGSEQVLEADAVIVAFGFQASPAAWFSEFGIETNDWGLVKATKTDANPFQTTNPKVFAGGDMVRGSDLVVTAIAEGRDAALGILNYLD
- the gltB gene encoding glutamate synthase large subunit, producing the protein MSLYHPSFERDNCGFGLIAQMDGDASHRIVRTAIHGLDRMKHRGGIAADGRTGDGCGLLMQMPTDFFKAIAAENDWHLSRNFAVGMLFLSQDQQKADEAKFILEKELQRETLSVAGWRRVPINPDVLGEIGRESLPQIYQVLINAPVGWREKDLERRLYMARRRLEQQITNDKDFYVSSLSGRVIVYKGLMMPADLPSFYTDLADIRLKSAICLFHQRFSTNTSPKWPLAQPFRYLAHNGEINTITGNRQWARARAYKFNSPLLPDLQQAAPFVNETGSDSSSLDNMLEMLLSGGMDLYRAMRLLIPPAWQSNPEMDDELKAFYDFNSMHMEPWDGPAGIVMTNGRHAACAVDRNGLRPSRYVITKDRILTLASEVGIWDYAADEVIEKGRVGPGELLVLDTANGRLYQSFEIDNDLKRRHPYKEWMAKNSQTLIPAEKVEPNKQGSQRFDPKTLLQYQKQFGYTREELEQVIWVLASKGEEAIGSMGDDTPMAVLSKKSRSLYDYFRQKFAQVTNPPIDPLREKHVMSLTTCIGREQNLFSETTGNAYRVMFNSPILLFSDFNQLLGLDSTNYRANTVDLNYDAHESLEQAIHRITDEAERLARSGTTLLILSDRAVDQNAQVIPAAMAVGAVQNRLVDKSLRCDTNIIVETASTRDPHHFAVLLGFGATAIYPYLAYESIAAMAKNQGIEDVTPLMLNFRYGIDKGLRKIMSKMGISTVGSYRCSQQFEAVGLASDVIELCFKGVISRIEGVSFSHIADDQKLLHKAAYRAHLPLPQGGLLKYVEGGEYHSFNPDVVNTLQASLKNQDYQAYKEFANLVDNRPVATLRDLIGIKGDQAAIGLDSVEDASHLYGRFDSAAMSIGALSPEAHEALAVAMNRLGGRSNSGEGGEDARRFNSERNSAIKQIASGRFGVTAHYLVNADVLQIKVAQGAKPGEGGQLPGHKVSVEIAGLRHARPGVTLISPPPHHDIYSIEDLAQLIFDLKQINPTALVSVKLVSEPGVGTIATGVAKAYADMITISGYDGGTGASPITSVKYAGSPWELGLAEVQQALVENGLRHKIRLQVDGGLKTGTDVIKAALLGAESFGFGTVPMIALGCKYLRICHLNNCATGVATQDKNLRDNHYHGLPERVMTYFEFVAQEVREWMAALGVTQFEQLVGRTEWLHALEGTTDKQRGLDFAPILYKPTVPSTSALTWKETNPPSDIGELNQTLLADCKQAVDSGEPYSYQYAINNTDRSVGAALSGYIAKTLGVTGAKETISLGFNGSAGQSFGVWNSPGLNLKLCGDANDYVGKGMSGGKIVIHPPVGSPFQSERSAIIGNTCLYGATGGKLFAAGQAGERFAVRNSGAIAVVEGLGDNGCEYMTGGIVVVLGKTGVNFGAGMTGGFAYIFDQFGRFNRRVNTELVDTLKVESTIQRQHLKGLIEDHVAETGSEHANMILSDFDNWIDCFVLVKPKNIAVADLLKIEQKSPELVVKAG
- a CDS encoding 5'-methylthioadenosine/adenosylhomocysteine nucleosidase; its protein translation is MKIGIIGAMEPEVVHLIQAITSPEHTTIAGIEFVSGKIADKEVVVTRSGIGKVAASIATTLLIEKFAVSHVVNTGSAGGFVDDLAIGDIVISSEVRHHDVDVTAFGYEIGQMAQQPAAFLPDAVLVNAAKQAIASLGEVKAIEGLICTGDSFICDPERTKIMLTNFPTMAACEMEGAAIAQVCHQFNTPFVVIRSLSDNANNDSPVDFDTYIIKAGHHSAMMVIALLQQL